A stretch of the Streptomyces sp. NBC_01428 genome encodes the following:
- a CDS encoding M20/M25/M40 family metallo-hydrolase has translation MSDTGTTSSVTGQDEVVDLCRELIRIDTSNYGDHSGPGERKAAEYVAEKLAEVGLEPQIFESHPGRASTVVRIEGEDRSRPGLLIHGHTDVVPANAADWTHDPFSGEIADGMVWGRGAVDMKDMDAMTLAVVRERMRTGRKPPRDIVLAFLADEEAGGTWGARHLVDKHPDLFEGVTEAIGEVGGFSFTVNEKLRLYLIETAQKGMHWMKLTVDGTAGHGSMIHKDNAITELSEAVGRLGRHKFPVRVTKTLRHFLDELGDALGTELDPENMDETLAKLGGMAKLIGASLQNTANPTQLGAGYKVNVIPGQATAHVDARYLPGYEEEFLADLDRILGPRVKREDVHADKALETSFDGALVDAMQTALSAEDPIARAVPYMLSAGTDAKSFDDLGIRCFGFAPLKLPPELDFAGMFHGVDERVPVDALQFGVRVLDRFIDAS, from the coding sequence GTGAGCGACACCGGCACGACCAGCAGCGTCACGGGCCAGGACGAGGTCGTGGACCTCTGCCGCGAGCTGATCCGGATCGACACCAGCAACTACGGAGACCACTCCGGCCCGGGTGAGCGCAAGGCCGCGGAGTACGTCGCCGAGAAGCTCGCCGAGGTCGGGCTGGAGCCGCAGATCTTCGAGTCCCACCCGGGCCGCGCCTCCACGGTGGTCCGGATCGAGGGCGAGGACCGCTCGCGGCCCGGACTTCTGATCCACGGCCACACCGACGTCGTCCCCGCCAACGCGGCGGACTGGACCCACGACCCCTTCTCCGGCGAGATCGCCGACGGCATGGTGTGGGGCCGCGGAGCGGTCGACATGAAGGACATGGACGCGATGACGCTGGCGGTGGTGCGCGAGCGGATGCGCACCGGCCGCAAGCCCCCGCGCGACATCGTCCTCGCCTTCCTCGCCGACGAGGAGGCGGGCGGCACGTGGGGCGCCCGGCACCTGGTCGACAAGCACCCGGACCTCTTCGAGGGCGTCACGGAGGCGATCGGCGAGGTCGGCGGCTTCTCCTTCACGGTGAACGAGAAGCTCCGGCTCTACCTGATCGAGACCGCCCAGAAGGGCATGCACTGGATGAAGCTGACCGTGGACGGCACCGCCGGCCACGGTTCGATGATCCACAAGGACAACGCGATCACCGAGCTGTCCGAGGCCGTCGGACGGCTCGGCCGGCACAAGTTCCCGGTGCGCGTCACCAAGACCCTGCGGCACTTCCTCGACGAGCTGGGCGACGCCCTCGGCACCGAGCTCGACCCCGAGAACATGGACGAGACGCTCGCCAAGCTCGGCGGCATGGCCAAGCTCATCGGCGCCTCCCTGCAGAACACCGCCAACCCGACCCAGCTCGGCGCCGGCTACAAGGTGAACGTGATCCCCGGGCAGGCCACCGCCCACGTCGACGCCCGCTACCTGCCGGGATACGAGGAGGAGTTCCTCGCCGACCTCGACCGCATCCTCGGCCCGCGCGTGAAGCGCGAGGACGTGCACGCGGACAAGGCCCTGGAGACCAGCTTCGACGGCGCCCTCGTCGACGCGATGCAGACCGCTCTCTCCGCCGAGGACCCGATCGCCCGCGCGGTGCCCTACATGCTCTCGGCCGGCACGGACGCCAAGTCGTTCGACGACCTCGGCATCCGCTGCTTCGGCTTCGCCCCGCTGAAGCTGCCGCCGGAGCTGGACTTCGCCGGCATGTTCCACGGCGTGGACGAGCGGGTGCCGGTCGACGCGCTGCAGTTCGGCGTGCGCGTGCTGGACCGCTTCATCGACGCGTCGTGA
- a CDS encoding FadR/GntR family transcriptional regulator, translating into MTTRGRGLHGRVLESLGPAITAGDYPPGSVLRTDELAQRFEVSRSVMREAVRVLESMYLVESRRRVGVTVRPKSEWNVYDPQVIRWRLAGADRPHQLRSLTVLRSALEPVAAGLAARYATAAQCAELTECALGMVATSRGHQLEGYLVHDVAFHRVILNASGNEMFARLGDVVAEVLSGRTHHEVMFADPDPAAVTLHVKVAEAVREGDAALAERLTREITVGALQELDILAP; encoded by the coding sequence ATGACCACACGGGGCCGGGGGCTGCACGGACGAGTACTGGAATCCCTCGGGCCGGCCATCACGGCGGGCGACTACCCGCCGGGAAGCGTCCTACGCACCGACGAACTCGCCCAGCGCTTCGAGGTGTCCCGCTCCGTGATGCGCGAGGCGGTCCGGGTCCTCGAATCCATGTACCTGGTCGAGTCCCGCCGCCGCGTGGGTGTGACGGTGCGCCCCAAGTCCGAGTGGAACGTCTACGACCCCCAGGTCATCCGCTGGAGACTGGCCGGCGCCGACCGCCCCCACCAGCTGCGTTCCCTCACCGTGCTGCGCTCCGCCCTCGAACCGGTCGCCGCCGGACTCGCCGCCCGGTACGCCACCGCCGCCCAGTGCGCGGAACTCACCGAGTGCGCGCTGGGCATGGTCGCCACCTCGCGCGGGCACCAACTGGAGGGCTATCTCGTCCACGACGTCGCCTTCCACCGCGTGATCCTCAACGCGTCCGGCAACGAGATGTTCGCCCGCCTCGGGGACGTCGTCGCGGAGGTCCTGTCCGGCCGGACCCACCACGAGGTCATGTTCGCGGACCCCGACCCCGCCGCCGTCACCCTGCACGTCAAGGTCGCCGAGGCCGTCCGCGAGGGCGACGCCGCGCTCGCCGAGCGGCTCACCCGGGAGATCACGGTCGGCGCCCTCCAGGAACTGGACATCCTCGCGCCCTGA
- the chpH gene encoding chaplin ChpH, protein MIKKVVAAAAATGGLVLAGAGLAVADSGAQGAAVHSPGVVSGNVIQVPVHIPVNVCGNTVSVIGLLNPAFGNTCFNK, encoded by the coding sequence ATGATCAAGAAGGTCGTCGCCGCTGCGGCTGCCACTGGTGGTCTGGTTCTCGCGGGTGCGGGCCTGGCTGTCGCCGACTCCGGTGCTCAGGGTGCCGCCGTGCACTCCCCGGGCGTCGTCTCCGGCAACGTCATCCAGGTGCCCGTTCACATCCCCGTGAACGTCTGCGGCAACACGGTCTCCGTGATCGGGCTGCTGAACCCCGCCTTCGGCAACACCTGCTTCAACAAGTGA
- a CDS encoding Pls/PosA family non-ribosomal peptide synthetase, with amino-acid sequence MAALQQGPAVALSDDEVRAEFGDRARFSAAPAASPRTLVDILDASVRAYPDEPALDDGRRALTYRELAAEVEATRWRLSQAGVGLGDRVGVRVPSGTNELYVAILGVLAAGAAYVPVDAEDPDERAELVFGEAGVRAVVGAGHELTARSRSEVPAARPGVGHDAWIIFTSGSTGRPKGVAVSHRSAAAFVDAEADLFLTEEPIGPGDRVMAGLSVAFDASCEEMWLAWRYGACLVPVPRSQVRSGADLGPWLVEQEITVVSTVPTLAALWEPEALNEVRLLIFGGEACPPELTQRLVTEGREVWNTYGPTEATVVACASLLTGEEPIRIGLPLNGWELAVVDEAGELVPMGASGQLVIGGAGLARYLDAEKDAEKYAPLASLGWERAYRSGDLVRAEPEGLVFLGRADEQIKLGGRRIELGEVDAALQALPGVAGAAAAVRTARGGNQLLVGYVVTQDGWDHAAAVEKLRAELPAALVPLLAPVEDLPTRTSGKVDRNALPWPLEGLESGGAKEQLYGTEAWLAEQWSEVLGIPVGGSADDFFSIGGNSLAAAQLTTRLRTRYPSAAVLDIYQQPVLRKLARRLEKSVQDDGAGRTVAPVPMRAKVIQLLVLMPLFTLLGLRWTVALAALGNVLHWFGPYPWAPSTSWWLVGAGALVLFSPPGRLAIAAGGARLLLRGLKAGRYPRGGSVHLRLWTAERLAEFSGATSLTGSWLDRYARALGARVGPDVDLHSLPPVTGMLKLGRGAAVESEVDLSGYWLDGDRLEIGAVKVGAGAVVGTRSILFPGARVGKRAEVAPGSAVVGQIPTGQRWAGAPAGKLGKAKRAWPKDRPRRGTYWRVMYGLTGFALTALPVLAAVAALLVARGFVSADAGFGAALRGAATALVPATLAFGLAYAVLLLVLVRLLSLGLREGTHPTHSRIGWQAWTVTQLMDRSRETLFPLYAGLITPVWLRLLGMRIGRGAEISTVLALPSLTTVGEGAFLADDTLTAPYELGGGWMRIGRAEIGRRAFLGNSGMTAPGRSVPDGGLVGVLSATPKKAKKGSSYLGLPPVKLPRSAQGGDQSRTYDPPARLLWARGLVEACRIVPVFCSAALAVLTVAALCALGPWAWVFPGAVLLAAGVLGCLVSVVAKWLLVGRHRAGEHPLWSGFVWRNELADTFVEVVAVPWLAGSVPGTPLMTAWLRGLGARIGRGTWVESYWLPETDLVTLEDATTVNRGCVLQTHLFHDRILRTDTVVLREGATLGPGGIVLPGSTVGARSTLGPASLVMAAESVPDDTRWLGNPIEAWRS; translated from the coding sequence ATGGCAGCCCTCCAGCAAGGCCCCGCGGTCGCGTTGTCCGACGACGAGGTGCGTGCGGAGTTCGGTGACCGGGCGCGCTTCTCCGCCGCCCCGGCCGCGTCGCCGCGCACCCTCGTCGACATCCTCGACGCCTCCGTCCGGGCGTACCCCGACGAGCCCGCTCTGGACGACGGGCGGCGCGCGCTCACCTACCGTGAGCTGGCCGCGGAGGTCGAGGCCACGCGGTGGCGGCTTTCGCAGGCGGGGGTCGGGCTCGGCGACCGGGTCGGTGTACGGGTCCCGTCCGGCACGAACGAGCTCTACGTCGCGATTCTGGGCGTCCTCGCGGCCGGTGCCGCCTACGTGCCGGTGGACGCTGAGGACCCGGACGAGCGCGCCGAGCTGGTCTTCGGCGAGGCGGGCGTGCGCGCGGTCGTCGGGGCCGGGCACGAGCTGACGGCCCGGAGCCGCTCCGAGGTGCCCGCGGCACGCCCCGGCGTCGGGCACGACGCGTGGATCATCTTCACCTCCGGCTCCACCGGCAGGCCCAAGGGCGTGGCCGTGAGCCACCGCAGCGCCGCCGCGTTCGTGGACGCCGAGGCGGACCTCTTCCTGACCGAGGAGCCGATCGGCCCCGGTGACCGGGTCATGGCGGGCCTGTCCGTCGCCTTCGACGCCTCCTGCGAGGAGATGTGGCTCGCCTGGCGGTACGGCGCCTGCCTGGTGCCGGTGCCCCGCTCCCAGGTGCGCAGCGGCGCCGATCTCGGGCCCTGGCTGGTCGAGCAGGAGATCACCGTGGTCTCCACCGTGCCCACCCTCGCCGCGTTGTGGGAGCCGGAGGCCCTCAACGAGGTCCGGCTGCTGATCTTCGGCGGTGAGGCCTGCCCGCCCGAGCTGACCCAGCGCCTGGTGACCGAGGGCCGCGAGGTGTGGAACACGTACGGGCCGACCGAGGCGACCGTGGTGGCCTGTGCCTCGCTGCTGACCGGTGAGGAGCCCATCCGGATCGGGCTGCCGCTGAACGGCTGGGAGCTGGCCGTCGTCGACGAGGCCGGCGAGCTGGTGCCGATGGGCGCGAGCGGCCAGCTGGTGATCGGCGGGGCGGGGCTCGCCCGCTACCTCGACGCCGAGAAGGACGCGGAGAAGTACGCGCCGCTCGCCTCCCTGGGGTGGGAGCGGGCGTACCGCAGCGGTGACCTGGTCCGGGCCGAACCGGAGGGGCTGGTCTTCCTCGGGCGGGCGGACGAGCAGATCAAGCTCGGCGGGCGCCGGATCGAACTCGGCGAGGTCGACGCGGCGCTACAGGCGCTGCCCGGTGTCGCCGGCGCCGCGGCGGCCGTACGGACCGCGCGCGGCGGCAATCAGCTCCTGGTGGGCTATGTCGTGACGCAGGACGGCTGGGACCACGCGGCCGCGGTCGAGAAGCTGCGGGCCGAACTGCCCGCCGCGCTGGTGCCGCTGCTCGCGCCGGTCGAGGACCTGCCCACCCGGACGTCCGGCAAGGTCGACCGGAACGCGCTGCCCTGGCCGCTGGAGGGTCTGGAGTCCGGCGGCGCGAAGGAGCAGCTCTACGGCACCGAGGCATGGCTGGCCGAGCAGTGGAGCGAGGTGCTCGGCATCCCCGTCGGCGGTTCGGCCGACGACTTCTTCTCGATCGGCGGCAACAGTCTCGCCGCCGCCCAGCTCACCACCCGGCTGCGGACCCGCTACCCGAGCGCCGCGGTGCTCGACATCTACCAGCAGCCCGTTCTGCGCAAGCTGGCCCGGCGCCTGGAGAAGTCCGTCCAGGACGACGGCGCCGGCCGTACGGTCGCGCCGGTGCCGATGCGCGCCAAGGTGATCCAGCTCCTCGTGCTGATGCCGTTGTTCACGCTGCTCGGCCTGCGCTGGACCGTGGCGCTCGCCGCGCTCGGGAACGTCCTGCACTGGTTCGGCCCGTATCCGTGGGCGCCGAGCACGTCGTGGTGGCTGGTGGGCGCCGGTGCTCTGGTGCTGTTCAGCCCGCCGGGACGGCTCGCGATCGCGGCGGGCGGGGCGCGGCTGCTGCTGCGCGGGCTGAAGGCCGGCCGGTACCCGCGCGGTGGCTCGGTCCATCTGCGGCTGTGGACGGCGGAGCGGCTCGCCGAGTTCAGTGGCGCGACCTCGCTGACGGGTTCCTGGCTGGACCGGTACGCCCGCGCGCTGGGCGCCCGGGTGGGCCCGGACGTGGACCTGCACTCGCTGCCGCCGGTGACCGGCATGCTCAAGCTGGGCCGGGGTGCCGCCGTGGAGTCCGAGGTGGACCTGTCGGGGTACTGGCTGGACGGTGACCGGCTGGAGATCGGCGCGGTGAAGGTGGGCGCCGGTGCCGTCGTCGGGACGCGCAGCATCCTGTTCCCGGGGGCCCGGGTCGGCAAGCGTGCCGAGGTGGCGCCCGGCTCGGCGGTCGTCGGGCAGATCCCGACCGGGCAGCGCTGGGCTGGCGCCCCGGCGGGCAAGCTGGGCAAGGCGAAGCGGGCGTGGCCGAAGGACCGGCCGCGGCGCGGCACGTACTGGCGGGTGATGTACGGCCTGACCGGCTTCGCGCTCACGGCGCTTCCGGTGCTGGCCGCCGTCGCGGCGCTGCTCGTGGCGCGGGGCTTCGTGAGCGCGGACGCCGGGTTCGGTGCGGCGCTGCGCGGTGCGGCGACCGCGCTGGTGCCGGCGACGCTCGCCTTCGGTCTGGCGTACGCGGTGCTGCTGCTGGTCCTCGTGCGGCTGCTGAGTCTCGGGCTGCGGGAGGGCACGCATCCCACGCACAGCCGGATCGGCTGGCAGGCGTGGACGGTCACGCAGCTGATGGACCGCTCGCGGGAGACGCTGTTCCCGCTGTACGCGGGGCTGATCACGCCGGTGTGGCTGCGGCTGCTCGGGATGAGGATCGGGCGGGGCGCCGAGATCTCGACGGTCCTCGCGCTGCCGAGTCTGACGACGGTCGGCGAGGGTGCCTTCCTCGCCGACGACACGCTGACCGCGCCGTACGAGCTCGGGGGCGGCTGGATGCGGATCGGGCGGGCCGAGATCGGCCGCCGGGCGTTCCTCGGGAACTCCGGGATGACGGCGCCGGGCCGCAGCGTGCCGGACGGGGGTCTGGTGGGCGTGCTGTCGGCGACGCCGAAGAAGGCGAAGAAGGGCAGCTCGTACCTGGGTCTGCCGCCGGTGAAGCTGCCGCGCTCGGCGCAGGGCGGCGACCAGAGCCGTACGTACGACCCGCCGGCCCGGCTGCTGTGGGCGCGCGGTCTGGTGGAGGCGTGCCGGATCGTGCCGGTGTTCTGCTCGGCCGCGCTGGCGGTCCTGACGGTCGCCGCGCTGTGTGCGCTGGGTCCCTGGGCGTGGGTGTTCCCGGGAGCGGTGCTGCTGGCCGCCGGGGTGCTCGGGTGCCTGGTGTCGGTGGTGGCGAAGTGGCTGCTGGTGGGCCGGCACCGTGCCGGGGAGCATCCGCTGTGGAGCGGTTTCGTGTGGCGCAACGAACTGGCCGACACCTTCGTGGAGGTCGTCGCCGTGCCGTGGCTGGCGGGTTCGGTTCCGGGCACCCCGCTGATGACGGCGTGGCTGCGCGGACTGGGTGCGCGGATCGGGCGGGGTACGTGGGTGGAGAGCTACTGGCTTCCCGAGACGGACCTGGTGACACTGGAGGACGCGACCACGGTGAACCGGGGCTGTGTCCTGCAGACCCACCTCTTCCACGACCGGATCTTGCGGACGGATACTGTGGTCCTCCGTGAGGGCGCCACCCTGGGCCCGGGCGGAATCGTCCTGCCCGGCAGCACCGTCGGGGCCCGCTCGACCCTGGGTCCCGCGTCGCTCGTGATGGCGGCGGAGTCCGTTCCCGACGACACCCGCTGGCTGGGCAACCCGATCGAGGCCTGGCGTTCGTAG
- a CDS encoding YchJ family protein — protein MTSRSCPCGLAEPYARCCGRFHRGESAAPSAEALMRSRYCAFVQEDEAYLLRTWHPRTRPARVEFDPGMRWTGLEILGAEQGSAFHTTGTVTFRAGYRGGSLHERSRFERVDGAWVYVDGDFLD, from the coding sequence ATGACCAGCCGTTCCTGTCCCTGTGGGCTCGCCGAGCCGTACGCGCGGTGCTGCGGCCGCTTCCACCGCGGTGAGTCCGCGGCGCCGAGTGCCGAGGCCCTCATGAGGTCGCGGTACTGCGCCTTCGTCCAGGAGGACGAGGCCTATCTGCTGCGGACCTGGCATCCGCGGACGCGTCCCGCCCGGGTGGAGTTCGACCCCGGGATGCGGTGGACGGGCCTGGAGATCCTCGGCGCGGAGCAGGGCTCGGCGTTCCACACGACCGGGACCGTCACCTTCCGCGCCGGGTACCGGGGCGGTTCGCTGCACGAGCGCAGCCGGTTCGAGCGGGTCGACGGCGCCTGGGTCTACGTGGACGGCGACTTCCTCGACTGA
- a CDS encoding M1 family metallopeptidase has protein sequence MSVQQTAGPDPYFPANGDPRYRVHRYELALDYRPAPNRLSGTARLNAIAGRSALAEFQLNLADFRIGRIRVDGKAAHYTHRGGRLRIRPPKPIRAGAAFTVEVQWSGNPKPVSSPWGGIGWEELEDGALVASQPVGSPSWFPCNDRPADKAAYQISITTPSAYTVVAGGRLLTRTTKASTTTWVYEQAAPTSSYLVGLSIGKYQTVLLGDPGLVGVPQSGHLPARLLPEFSRDFARQPAMMELFQDLFGPYPFGEYAVVVTEEELDVPVEAQGLSLFGANHVDGARGSERLIAHELAHQWFGNSVSIADWRHIWLNEGLAKYAEWLWSERSGGRTAHRLASSAHRKLSALPQDLLLSDPGRKLMFDDRLYERGGLAVHAIRCALGDEAFFRMLRGWSALHRSGVVTTSVFTTHVARHTAEPLDDLFTAWLYETALPPLPSPAAQVLPARPGYPPTNADSARVRGE, from the coding sequence GTGAGCGTTCAGCAGACAGCGGGACCGGACCCCTATTTCCCGGCCAACGGCGATCCCCGTTACCGGGTGCACCGGTACGAACTCGCGCTGGACTACCGCCCCGCCCCGAACCGGCTCTCCGGCACCGCGCGGCTCAACGCCATAGCGGGCCGCTCGGCGCTCGCCGAGTTCCAGCTGAACCTGGCGGACTTCCGGATCGGCCGCATCCGGGTCGACGGGAAGGCAGCGCACTACACGCATCGCGGGGGCCGGCTGCGGATCCGTCCGCCGAAGCCGATCCGGGCCGGTGCCGCGTTCACCGTCGAGGTGCAGTGGTCGGGCAACCCCAAGCCGGTGAGCAGCCCGTGGGGCGGGATCGGCTGGGAGGAACTGGAGGACGGCGCGCTGGTGGCGAGCCAGCCCGTCGGTTCGCCGTCCTGGTTCCCGTGCAACGACCGGCCGGCCGACAAGGCGGCGTACCAGATCTCGATCACCACGCCGTCCGCGTACACGGTGGTGGCGGGCGGGCGTCTGCTGACGCGGACCACGAAGGCGTCCACGACGACCTGGGTGTACGAGCAGGCGGCGCCGACCTCCAGCTATCTGGTCGGCCTGTCCATCGGCAAGTACCAGACGGTGCTGCTCGGCGATCCGGGTCTGGTCGGCGTGCCGCAGTCCGGGCATCTGCCCGCGCGGCTGCTCCCCGAGTTCTCCCGGGACTTCGCGCGGCAGCCCGCGATGATGGAGCTGTTCCAGGATCTCTTCGGGCCGTATCCGTTCGGTGAGTACGCGGTGGTGGTGACCGAGGAGGAGCTCGACGTCCCGGTCGAGGCCCAGGGGTTGTCGCTGTTCGGCGCCAACCACGTGGACGGGGCGCGGGGTTCGGAGCGGCTGATCGCGCACGAGCTGGCGCACCAGTGGTTCGGCAACAGCGTGTCGATCGCCGACTGGCGGCACATCTGGCTGAACGAGGGCCTCGCGAAGTACGCGGAGTGGCTGTGGTCGGAGCGTTCCGGCGGGCGGACGGCCCACCGGCTGGCGTCGTCCGCGCACCGGAAGCTGTCGGCGCTGCCGCAGGATCTGCTGCTGTCCGACCCGGGCCGCAAGCTGATGTTCGACGACCGGCTCTACGAGCGCGGCGGGCTGGCGGTGCACGCGATCCGCTGCGCGCTGGGCGACGAGGCGTTCTTCCGCATGCTGCGCGGCTGGTCGGCGCTGCACCGGAGCGGTGTGGTCACCACGTCCGTGTTCACCACGCATGTCGCACGCCACACGGCCGAGCCGCTGGACGACCTCTTCACGGCCTGGCTGTACGAGACGGCGCTCCCGCCGCTGCCCTCCCCCGCCGCGCAGGTGCTGCCGGCCCGGCCCGGTTATCCGCCCACGAACGCCGACTCGGCCCGGGTCCGGGGAGAATGA
- a CDS encoding gluconokinase, with protein sequence MQHSPTPHVLVVMGVAGTGKTTIGPLLAARLGVPYAEGDDFHPQANIAKMSAGTPLTDDDRAPWLDAIGRWAHDRAGLGGVVSCSALKRGYRDRLRAAAPGVAFVHLTGDRQLIEDRMSHRKGHFMPTALLDSQFATLQPLAADEAGVEVDVSGDPAEITERAVAALAHLAPPQ encoded by the coding sequence ATGCAGCACAGTCCCACCCCTCATGTCCTGGTGGTCATGGGCGTCGCCGGTACCGGCAAGACCACCATCGGACCGCTGCTCGCGGCCCGGCTCGGTGTTCCGTACGCCGAGGGCGACGACTTCCACCCGCAGGCCAACATCGCCAAGATGTCGGCCGGGACGCCGCTGACCGACGACGACCGCGCGCCCTGGCTGGACGCCATCGGCCGATGGGCGCACGACCGGGCCGGCCTCGGTGGCGTGGTCAGCTGCTCGGCTCTCAAGCGCGGCTACCGGGACCGGCTGCGTGCCGCCGCCCCGGGCGTCGCCTTCGTGCATCTCACCGGTGACCGACAGCTCATCGAGGACCGGATGTCGCACCGCAAGGGCCACTTCATGCCCACCGCCCTCCTGGACTCCCAGTTCGCCACGCTCCAGCCGCTGGCGGCGGACGAGGCGGGAGTCGAGGTGGACGTCTCCGGCGACCCCGCCGAGATCACCGAGCGGGCCGTGGCCGCGCTCGCGCACCTCGCACCGCCGCAGTAA
- a CDS encoding GntT/GntP/DsdX family permease, with the protein MTRLSVEMLAADTVEPITSAGHAQLGIAVLAGIAVIVLLITKFRLHAFLALTIGSLALGAFAGAPLDKVIVSFSSGLGSTVAGVGVLIALGAILGRLLADSGGADQIVDTILAKAGGRAMPWAMVLIASVIGLPLFFEVGIVLLIPVVLLVARRGNYSLMRIGIPALAGLSVMHGLIPPHPGPLVAIDAVKANLGITLALGVLVAIPTVIIAGPVFSRYAARWVDVQAPDRMIPQRASEDLDRRPSFGATLATMLLPVVLMLAKALVDIVVDDPENMTQRVFDVAGAPLIALLAAVIVGMFTLGRAAGFTRDRISTTVEKSLAPIAGVLLIVGAGGGFKQTLIDSGVGRMILEISKDWSIPALLLAWLIAVIIRLATGSATVATISAAGLVAPLAADMSSTHTALLVLAIGAGSLFFSHVNDAGFWLVKEYFGLDVGQTIKTWSVMETIISVVAGGLVLLLSLVV; encoded by the coding sequence GTGACCAGACTCAGTGTCGAGATGCTGGCAGCGGACACCGTCGAACCGATCACCTCGGCGGGCCACGCTCAACTGGGCATAGCCGTGCTGGCGGGCATCGCCGTCATCGTCCTGCTCATCACCAAGTTCAGACTGCACGCCTTCCTGGCCCTGACGATCGGCTCGCTGGCCCTCGGCGCGTTCGCCGGAGCCCCGCTCGACAAGGTCATCGTCAGCTTCTCCAGCGGGCTCGGGTCGACCGTGGCCGGCGTGGGTGTGCTGATCGCCCTCGGCGCGATACTCGGCCGGCTGCTCGCCGACTCGGGCGGCGCCGACCAGATCGTCGACACCATCCTGGCGAAGGCGGGCGGTCGCGCCATGCCCTGGGCGATGGTGCTCATCGCCTCGGTGATCGGCCTGCCGCTGTTCTTCGAGGTCGGCATCGTGCTGCTGATCCCGGTGGTGCTGCTGGTCGCGCGGCGCGGCAACTACTCGTTGATGCGGATCGGCATCCCGGCCCTCGCGGGCCTGTCGGTGATGCACGGTCTCATTCCGCCGCACCCCGGTCCGCTGGTCGCGATCGACGCGGTCAAGGCGAACCTCGGCATCACCCTCGCCCTCGGTGTCCTGGTCGCCATCCCGACCGTGATCATCGCCGGTCCGGTGTTCTCCCGCTACGCAGCCCGCTGGGTGGACGTCCAGGCGCCCGACCGCATGATCCCGCAGCGTGCCTCCGAGGACCTGGACCGGCGCCCCAGCTTCGGCGCCACGCTCGCCACCATGCTGCTGCCCGTCGTACTGATGCTGGCCAAGGCGCTGGTCGACATCGTCGTCGACGACCCCGAGAACATGACACAGCGCGTCTTCGACGTCGCCGGAGCACCGCTGATAGCGCTGCTCGCCGCCGTGATCGTGGGCATGTTCACCCTCGGCCGCGCGGCCGGCTTCACCCGGGACCGCATCTCGACGACCGTCGAGAAGTCCCTCGCCCCCATCGCCGGTGTCCTGCTGATCGTGGGCGCGGGCGGCGGCTTCAAGCAGACCCTGATCGACTCCGGCGTGGGCCGGATGATCCTGGAGATCTCCAAGGACTGGTCGATCCCCGCGCTGCTGCTCGCCTGGCTGATCGCCGTGATCATCCGGCTGGCGACGGGCTCGGCGACCGTGGCCACCATCTCGGCGGCGGGTCTGGTGGCGCCGCTGGCGGCCGACATGTCGAGCACGCACACGGCGCTGCTCGTCCTCGCGATCGGCGCGGGCTCCCTCTTCTTCAGCCATGTCAACGACGCGGGCTTCTGGCTGGTGAAGGAGTACTTCGGCCTGGACGTCGGCCAGACCATCAAGACGTGGTCCGTCATGGAGACGATCATCTCGGTGGTGGCGGGCGGGCTGGTGCTGCTGCTGTCGCTTGTCGTCTAG